From uncultured Roseateles sp., the proteins below share one genomic window:
- a CDS encoding efflux RND transporter periplasmic adaptor subunit has protein sequence MRKQWLIGGVTAVLVAGGATAFFLTSDQASAKSKKDGDKQSPALEFVGSEVVRPTQASIASVIEFSGPLVAPGTAVVRAKAAGTLLSLNVAEGSRVKAGQVLGQVDLEELRQRVNERSATVESARAQFDQAERQHRANEGLAAQKFIAPTALETSKAAMEAARAQWLSAKAQLEGSNLSVRNAALLAPINGVVSKRHALPGEKVSMEQQVLTIVDLSKLELAGSVGTHEVSRLTPGMAVQVQIEGADAPVEARIARIAPAAEPGTRSIGVTLELANPKELFRAGQYATGKVSISDEASRLTVPIAAIGSTAGQEHVWMIEKGALVRRIVTTGRRDVREGRVEVLQGLTAEAQVLGARFDNLREGAKALIVASKPTVASAATGSSSN, from the coding sequence ATGCGCAAGCAGTGGCTGATTGGCGGCGTGACCGCCGTGCTCGTGGCAGGTGGTGCGACCGCGTTCTTTTTGACCAGCGACCAGGCCTCGGCCAAGTCGAAGAAAGACGGCGACAAGCAGTCTCCGGCGCTGGAGTTCGTCGGCAGCGAGGTGGTGCGTCCCACCCAGGCCAGCATCGCCTCGGTGATCGAATTCTCCGGCCCCCTGGTCGCCCCCGGCACCGCCGTGGTGCGTGCCAAGGCCGCCGGCACGCTGCTGAGCCTGAACGTTGCCGAAGGCAGCCGCGTCAAGGCCGGCCAGGTGCTGGGCCAGGTGGATCTGGAGGAGTTGCGCCAGCGGGTGAACGAGCGCAGCGCCACCGTCGAATCGGCACGTGCCCAGTTCGATCAGGCCGAGCGCCAGCACCGCGCCAACGAAGGCCTGGCGGCGCAGAAATTCATCGCCCCGACCGCGCTGGAAACGTCCAAGGCCGCCATGGAAGCGGCCCGCGCGCAATGGCTGTCGGCCAAGGCCCAGCTGGAAGGCAGCAACCTCAGCGTGCGCAATGCCGCGCTGCTGGCGCCTATCAACGGCGTGGTCTCCAAGCGCCACGCACTGCCCGGCGAGAAGGTGTCGATGGAGCAGCAGGTGCTGACCATCGTCGACCTGTCCAAGCTGGAACTTGCCGGCTCGGTGGGCACCCATGAAGTCAGCCGGCTGACGCCGGGCATGGCGGTGCAGGTGCAGATCGAGGGCGCCGACGCCCCGGTGGAGGCCCGCATCGCCCGCATCGCCCCGGCCGCCGAGCCGGGCACCCGCTCGATCGGCGTGACCCTGGAACTGGCCAACCCGAAGGAGCTGTTCCGCGCCGGGCAATATGCCACCGGCAAGGTGTCGATCAGCGACGAGGCTTCGCGGCTGACCGTGCCGATTGCCGCCATCGGCAGCACGGCAGGCCAGGAACATGTGTGGATGATAGAGAAGGGCGCCCTGGTGCGCCGCATCGTCACCACCGGCCGCCGCGATGTGCGTGAAGGCAGGGTCGAGGTGCTGCAGGGCCTGACGGCCGAGGCCCAGGTGCTGGGCGCGCGCTTCGACAATCTGCGCGAAGGCGCCAAGGCCTTGATCGTGGCGAGCAAGCCCACGGTGGCCAGCGCGGCCACCGGCTCCTCCAGCAACTAA
- a CDS encoding MFS transporter, giving the protein MPSSLSAEQSRHTLFACASLSCAYFAYVGLFSPFAPLWYKEQGLSVFALGMLASLSSWTRLFAPYVWGTLADRSGDRVRLIRFSCAATLVSALAFLLPLNVWTLGLAVLAMFTFNAAIVPLTETVVASQLVTREGGMDAKRYGRVRVWGSVGFMASVLVFGALFERVGMGYFPWVVLGSLLLMLVMAWRLPAHHDEARHAHAPAPPVMQVLARPEVRWFFAGLTLTVLAHASLYAFFSLYLDSLHYSKPVVGGLWAVSVLVEIIWFAFQGRWLDRVSLHGWLLAAALAAALRFAATAAFGAELWVLVAAQCLHAITFAAQHTVCIALISRYFPGRLRGRGQALYSLIGYGLSGVVGGLGGAALASRFGYASVFWAATAAALLAALCCWRSMQLDRPATPAA; this is encoded by the coding sequence ATGCCCAGCAGCCTCAGCGCCGAACAGTCGCGGCACACCCTGTTCGCCTGCGCAAGCCTGTCTTGCGCCTACTTTGCGTACGTCGGCCTGTTCAGCCCCTTCGCCCCGCTCTGGTACAAGGAGCAGGGCCTGTCGGTGTTCGCGCTGGGCATGCTGGCCTCGCTGTCGAGCTGGACGCGGCTGTTTGCCCCCTATGTCTGGGGCACCTTGGCCGACCGCAGCGGTGACCGGGTCAGGCTGATCCGCTTCTCCTGCGCGGCCACCCTGGTCAGCGCGCTGGCCTTTCTGCTGCCGCTGAACGTCTGGACCCTGGGCCTGGCCGTGCTGGCCATGTTCACCTTCAATGCCGCCATCGTGCCGCTGACCGAGACGGTGGTGGCCTCGCAACTGGTCACCCGCGAGGGCGGCATGGATGCCAAGCGCTATGGCCGGGTGCGCGTCTGGGGCAGCGTCGGCTTCATGGCCTCGGTGCTGGTGTTCGGCGCGCTGTTCGAGCGCGTGGGCATGGGCTACTTCCCCTGGGTGGTGCTGGGCAGCCTGCTGCTGATGCTGGTGATGGCCTGGCGCCTGCCCGCCCATCACGACGAGGCCCGCCACGCCCATGCGCCAGCGCCGCCGGTGATGCAGGTGCTGGCCCGGCCCGAGGTGCGCTGGTTCTTTGCCGGCCTGACCCTGACCGTGCTGGCCCATGCCAGCCTCTATGCCTTCTTCAGCCTGTATCTGGATTCGCTGCACTACAGCAAACCGGTGGTCGGCGGGCTGTGGGCGGTGTCGGTGCTGGTCGAGATCATCTGGTTCGCCTTCCAGGGCCGCTGGCTGGATCGCGTCTCGCTGCACGGCTGGCTGCTCGCCGCTGCGCTGGCCGCCGCGCTGCGCTTCGCCGCCACCGCAGCCTTCGGTGCCGAGCTGTGGGTGCTGGTCGCCGCCCAATGCCTGCACGCAATCACCTTTGCCGCCCAGCACACCGTCTGCATTGCCTTGATCTCGCGCTACTTCCCGGGCCGCCTGCGCGGTCGCGGCCAGGCGCTGTACTCGCTGATCGGCTACGGCCTGTCGGGCGTGGTTGGCGGCCTGGGCGGTGCCGCCCTGGCCAGCCGCTTCGGCTATGCCAGCGTGTTCTGGGCCGCCACCGCGGCGGCCCTGCTGGCCGCGCTGTGCTGCTGGCGCAGCATGCAGCTGGACCGGCCTGCAACACCTGCAGCCTGA